Proteins from a genomic interval of Salvelinus namaycush isolate Seneca unplaced genomic scaffold, SaNama_1.0 Scaffold2521, whole genome shotgun sequence:
- the LOC120039086 gene encoding extensin-2-like, producing MWAIPPPYQWAIPPPYQWATLPPYQWAIPPPYQWAIPPPYHVGYTPTVSVGYTPTVSVGYTPTVSVGYTPTVSVGYTPTVSVGYTPTVSVGYTPTVSVGYTPTVSVGYTPTVSVGYTPTVSVGYTPTVSVGYTPTVSVGYTPTVSVGYTPTVSVGYTPTVSVGYTPTVSVGYTPTVSVDYTPTVSVDYTPTVSVDYTPTVSVGYTPTVSVGYTPTVSVGYTPTVSVGYTPTVSVGYTPTVSVGYTPTVSVGYTPTVSVGYTPTVSVGYTPTVSVGYTPTVSVGYTPTVSVGYTPTVSLGYTPTVSVGYTPTVSVGYTPTVSLGYTPTVSVGYTPTVSVGYTPTVSVGYTPTVSVGYTPTVSLGYTPTVSVGYTPTVSVGYTPTVSVGYTPTVSVGYTPTVSVGYTPTVSVGYTPTVSVGYTPTVSVGYTPTVSVGYTPTVSVGYTPTVSVGYTPTVSVGYTPTVSVGYTPTVSVGYTPTVSAR from the coding sequence ATGTGGGCTATACCCCCACCGTATCAGTGGGCTATACCCCCACCGTATCAGTGGGCTACACTCCCACCGTATCAGTGGGCTATACCCCCACCGTATCAGTGGGCTATACCCCCACCGTATCATGTGGGCTATACCCCCACCGTATCAGTGGGCTATACCCCCACCGTATCAGTGGGCTATACCCCCACCGTATCAGTGGGCTATACCCCCACCGTATCAGTGGGCTATACCCCCACCGTATCAGTGGGCTATACTCCCACCGTATCAGTGGGCTATACTCCCACCGTATCAGTGGGCTATACCCCCACCGTATCAGTGGGCTATACTCCCACCGTATCAGTGGGCTATACTCCCACCGTATCAGTGGGCTATACCCCCACCGTATCAGTGGGCTATACCCCCACCGTATCAGTGGGCTATACTCCCACCGTATCAGTGGGATATACTCCCACCGTATCAGTGGGATATACTCCCACCGTATCAGTGGGCTATACCCCCACCGTATCAGTGGGCTATACCCCCACCGTATCAGTGGACTATACCCCCACCGTATCAGTGGACTATACCCCCACCGTATCAGTGGACTATACCCCCACCGTATCAGTGGGCTATACTCCCACCGTATCAGTGGGCTATACCCCCACCGTATCAGTGGGCTATACCCCCACCGTATCAGTGGGCTATACTCCCACCGTATCAGTGGGCTATACCCCCACCGTATCAGTGGGCTATACTCCCACCGTATCAGTGGGCTATACTCCCACCGTATCAGTGGGCTATACTCCCACCGTATCAGTGGGCTATACCCCCACCGTATCAGTGGGCTATACCCCCACCGTATCAGTGGGCTATACTCCCACCGTATCAGTGGGCTATACCCCCACGGTATCACTGGGCTATACCCCCACCGTATCAGTGGGCTATACCCCCACCGTATCAGTGGGCTATACCCCCACGGTATCACTGGGCTATACCCCCACCGTATCAGTGGGCTATACTCCCACCGTATCAGTGGGCTATACTCCCACCGTATCAGTGGGCTATACCCCCACCGTATCAGTGGGCTATACCCCCACGGTATCACTGGGCTATACCCCCACCGTATCAGTGGGCTATACTCCCACCGTATCAGTGGGCTATACTCCCACCGTATCAGTGGGCTATACCCCCACCGTATCAGTGGGCTATACTCCCACCGTATCAGTGGGCTATACCCCCACCGTATCAGTGGGCTATACCCCCACCGTATCAGTGGGCTATACTCCCACCGTATCAGTGGGCTATACTCCCACCGTATCAGTGGGCTATACCCCCACCGTATCAGTGGGCTATACCCCCACCGTATCAGTGGGCTATACCCCCACCGTATCAGTGGGCTATACCCCCACCGTATCAGTGGGCTATACCCCCACCGTATCAGTGGGCTATACCCCCACCGTATCAGCCAGAA